From the Oceanobacillus kimchii X50 genome, the window TAAAGAAATACGCTCATCTATCTTCATCCATTTTTTAACTTCCTCTACCGTATTATCAGTGCTACAATCATTTACTACGATAATCTCAAGATTTTCCCATGATTGATTTACTAAAGAATGTAGCGTTACTTGAATCCCTAATTCAGAGTTATAAGCTGGAATTATAATTGTTACTTTTGGAAGCTTATTTTCCTGAATAGGAGTATGATAACTATGCAAACGATGGTAGAGACTTTTCTCTCCTATACCGCTCAAGGTAATTGGGTCTAAATCATAAACCTTCATTACTTCATTTATCCAAAATAAACGATCATTCTCGTTACTGCAGAGGTTTGCAATAGCCAACAATACATCGGTATGGATATTATTATTTGAATTGATTAATACTTGTTTCAATATTCGAAGTCCTTTATCCTGATGACCTAACATTCGGTGGGCTTCCGCCTTTTGTATAGCTATCTGTCGCAATATATCCAAATTCGTTTCATTCTGAGATGCAACTTCCAAATAAGGCAAAGCTTCTTTAGCTCCATCCACTGTCTGTTTATTGGAATACCACATAGCTAATTCCCAAGCAGCTGCCTTTTTTAAATATACATTACTTTCATACATATATAGCCGATAAAGATCCTTTAATGCTCTTGATTCAAAGCCTAAATCATATAAATACTGTTTATATTTCTTTAGACTATTTCGAGCATCTTTCAATTTATAGCTCTTGCTATATATTTTTTTAAAATTTCTTCTACGTAATGCATAAGCAGGTATAGCCTTTGCAACGACTATACCTCCATTTTTCATATTTGATAATTGTTCAATTATGTTTCTAGCTAAATAGAATTCTCTTCTATACGCAGCTAGTTGACCTTCTACTAATTTATTTTTGCTTTTAAGAACATGTAATTCCTGTTCCATTTGTTTCAAACGTGAATGAAGAAGATTTTGATTATAATTATCCGTATCTTTAGTCATTATTGATACATCCTTTATCCCAAACTCCTCCAAATGATTCGCTTGGTATCATCTTAAGAGACTGCTGCACTTCGTGATTTATTGCATACCAGGCAACGTTTGATTGAAAATAATTTGTTAAATTCTCTTTTATATGAGTAACGTCATCGCTGGCCTCATCATCAACTTTGTTTGTGAGAATTGCTTTCAAATGATCTGTTGTTATTTGTGGTACGTATTTTTGAGAAATAGAGAATGTAGTTGGGTCAATTATAATCAGGTATTTCGTGTGAATTTTTTCACCGTATACTATAAAGTGATTATGCTTTCCATCTACTTTATTTCTTACTCGTTCTTCTATTTTTGCTTTTAAATTTAAGTCATAATGAAAGACTTGAACTAAACCAATTTTAGTATGAGAATACTCATCTAGTAATTGATTAAATACGTTTATCTCTGAATCATCCATCTGCCTGTAATCTGCTGCAATGACAATATTAAATGAGCGTATTCCATTAGTTTTCTCTTCTCTTTCTGGCCACATTGGTTCCGGAACTGGGTAGGGACGATTCACCATCGGGTAAGAATAATATAGGCTTTCAGCATGATGATGATAATGCTCTAAAGACTCTACATACTCTTTCCGTACGCCCATAAAGAATCCATTATAACCAAATGCAGAGCTACCTGTTAAAGAAGTAACTGACTGCCTTGGCAATGATAATGGGCCTGTATTTAAATCGACGTAAGCACCTGTTCCAAACTGTTTCAGTAACCTGCGTTTGAATTCTCCATCAGCAGCAAAGCGAACACTATCCCAGTAACCAATCTTTTGTAAAACAGGTTCTCTTCTAAACATAATCGATGACATATTTGGAAAAATATATTTCCCAGGAGTTCCTCTTCTGTATAGCTTCATGTCTTCTGTTATTCGAGCATGTTCCGAAGTATTTGCTATAATCTGTTCGTGCGCCATTAAATGTAGTGCTTGTACTTCAATTTTTGAAGCATGTGACCAATCATCAGAATCGTTTATCGTAACAAAATCGCCTTTTGCATGTTGTAAAGCAATATTTCTAGCGACATAAGGACCACTGTTACTTGGCGTTTGAAATACTTTCACCCTTGAGTCTTTTTGTTCATAAGCTTTAATCACATTCAATGTATCATCTGGACTACAATCGTCTACAATCAATAATTCTAAGTTGGTCCAGCTTTGAGAAAGGATGGACTCTATAGCAATCTGAATGCCGTCTTCCGCATTGTATGCTGGAATAATTACAGATACTAACGGTCCGTTACTTCTTGTCTCTATATGTCCTCTGGTTTGCAATGAATCATATACTTGTTCTTCATCAACATCAATTTCTATCTCATTTAGATCGTACATTGCAAAAGCATGATTGATCCATTCAAAGCGCTCACGTAAATCTGATTTTAAATTTGCCATTGCTAAATATAAGTCCGGGTGAGCCCCATTTTCTAATGCTTTTTGTATAACAGTAACACCTTCTGCAGGTTGACCAATCATATCAAGAAGTTCAGCTTTTATAATGGCAATCCTTCTTATTTGATCTGTGTTTGTTTCTCCATCCTCCACTGTTTCCATGTACTGGAGTGCTTTATTCGCATCTATTTCACTATATTGATTCGCATGCCACAGCACTAGCTCCCAAGCAGCCATACGTTTAAAATACGGAGAATCTGTATTTTGCATATAATTTTTTAATTCTTGAAGACTTTGGTCTATAAATCCTAAATTATATAGATGAAATTTTATTTGTTTTAATTCTTGTCTCTGTCTATCTTTTTTTCCTAGCAACAGTCGTTTTAATTTTTCTTTTTGCTTATCATTGATGGAATTTAATATAAACTTCCGTTGTTTCTCCCCCATTACAGTATATAGAAACCAATCAACAGGACCTTCTATTATTCTTTTTACTTTTGACAATCTAGCCACCACCATTTTGCATTGATTCATTAATACTGTAAGAGATAGTATTTTTAATTATTCGTATTAGACCTTTTTACAGTCTTCTTAACTACCCTGTTTTTCTTTATTATACCTAGTGATTCTCGATATTTTGCTACTGCCTGTTCTGCAGATCCGTCAAATCGCACCTGCCCTTGTTCCATCCAAATACCTCTCGTACAGACCTTTTCGACAAATCCCATACTATGTGAAACAATAATAACTGCTTTTGCATGTTCCATCATTTCTTGGATACGTTCACTTGCTTTTTGCTGAAAAGCTAAGTCTCCTGTAGATAATGCCTCATCAATGATGAAAATATCAGGTTTCAATATTGCTGCAATACTAAATCCAAGTCTAGATTTCATTCCCGCAGAATACTGTTTAACTGGTTTATCGATTGCTTTCTTTAATCCAGAAAACTCTACAATCTCATCGTATTTATCGTGAACTCGCTGTTTAGAAATACCTAACAACATGGCATTCAAATAAATATTATCTGTCCCAGTTAATTGAGCATTAAACCCTGTACCATATCCTAATAATGAAGAAGTTTTCCCTGTTACCTTAATGTTTCCTTCATCAGGACGTAAAATGTTAGTCAATACTTTACATAATGTACTTTTTCCCGCTCCATTATGTCCGATAATACCAACAACTTCACCTTCATTAATTTTAAAGTCCACATTTCTAAGTGCCCAGTATTCTTCCTTATTATTGTTCAAATTAAAGGAAACACCAACATTCTCTGCTCTAACAACCTCTTTGGAACCTATTGTCGTTTCCGTTTTCGTAAGTTGCAAACTTCTTTTGCGTTTAGGAGGAGTAGGCACCGTTTTTTTATAATTTTCTATTATTGTTTTTGGATCTCCAATTTCTCTTACTTCACCATTGTCAAGCCACATTAACCTATCACAATTTCTTTGTGCATATCGTAAGCTATGGGTAACGATAATAACCATTTTAGCATTCGCAACTAATTCTTTAAGTTTCTCTGCAGCTTTTTTACCGAATTTCGCATCCCCAGTATTTAACGCCTCGTCTAGAATAAGAATCTCTGGGTGTAAATGAGAAGCAACGCTAAAACCTAATCTTGCTTTCATACCACTGGAATAATATTTCATTGGTTGTTCAAAGAACTGTCCAATTTCTGAGAATTCATGAATAGCATCGATATATTTGGAAATTAATTCTTTATTTATCCCTAACATCATTCCATTTAAGTAAACATTTTCTCTTCCAGTGAGTTCTTTGTTAAAGCCCATACCAAAGGAAAACAATGCAGTTACATTCCCGTCCACGTCCATTGTTCCTTTGTCCTGCTGCAGGATCCCAGCGATAATTTTACTTAATGTTGTTTTTCCTGCTCCATTAGAGCCAATAATCCCAAGGATTTCTCCTTGGCTACCAGTAAAATTGATATCTTTTAATGGCCAGACTTTCTCTTTCTTATTTTTTGCTTCTTTTCGTTTAAACATATTAAAGACAAGGGATTTAATATCATCCTTTTGATTACCATTATCAAATGATACACCAATATTTTTAGATGTAATCACTGTATTATGATGTTTATTGTTCTTGTCATTATGTTCTTCCATAATAAACCCTCTTTTTATAAAGCCTTAATAATTTTATGTTCATTTTTACTATAGTGTCTAATCATTACAACTCCTAAAATCACACTGAGAGCGAATATAATTGCGAGTCCAATTAAATTTGGTACTTGATGGTCAATTAAAACATCTCGATAAGATGTTACTAAAATTGCAATTGGGTTATAATCTACAAAAAAGCTATACTCTTCCGGCAGACGTCCTCCTACCCAAATAATCGGTGACGCATAGAAAAATACTCGAGTAACATAAGTAAGTACATTTTCTAAGTCTCTAACAAATATTGTGATATAACCTAAAATCAGACCCAACATTAATTGAAACACTAACTGAATTAATATAATCATTGGTAAGTAAACAATATGCCAATCAGGCATAATTCCATAAACAGCTAAAAAAATCGCAATTACAACAAGTCCGAATGCAAAATTAAACAACTGCGTTAAGGTAAATGATATTGGGAACAAGGCCTTCGGTAAGGATACCTGATTTATAATTGAACTATATCTTAAAATAGATTTAGAAGAAGAATTTATACTTGTAGATACCCAACGCCAAGCAACTAAACCAACAACAAGGAATAAAGGATAATTCGGATGATCGTCTCCTCTTCCTAATATGATAATTACTAAGAAGTAATACACCATTACGTTTAATAGCGGATCTAATAACCACCAAAAATATCCTAAATAACTATTTCTGTGCTCTGCTTTTAACCCAGATTTTACTAAGTAGTATAATAAATCTTTTCTTCGTAACATTTCATGAATATAACTTTTCATTTTAACAATGACACCGCCTACTAAACTTAAACAAAAATTTGTCATAAGCTGTTAATAACTTGTTAAGAAATAATTCCTAACCTTTATATTATAAAACTAAACTGTAAAAAGATAAAATATCTTTTACAAATTAATACCTTAACGCTTTGTTTTCCATCTCCATAAATCCATTAAGGAACGAATAACATAATGAGTGAAGTAATATATACTTTTAATTAAACTTTGGTTCTCAATTTTACGAAAAACATACCAGTTTCTTTTCGCTGCTTTCCATTTATTACTTGAAATTGAATTATCAACTAAGCGATACTCCGAGAGTATCTCTGGTAGCCCATACGCTAAATAACCTTTTTTTGTAATTTGAAGCCAAAAAGCATAATCCTGCCTAGTGCGTATATTTACCATACGCATCTCTCCTATTTTATCACGGTCAAGCATAACAGTGAGGCAGCCAATTACACACCTTTTCATTAAATCATCATAGTTTACAGATTCTGGAGTAGTACTTACTGCATTTGTTTTCGTACCATCTTCAAGAATACGAGTATACTTTGTAAATGAAAAAGCGATATCTTTTTCTTTCATAAAGGATAGTTGTTTAGCCAATTTTTCTGGTAGCCATAAATCATCACTGTCTAAAAACGCAATATATCTGCCTTCCGCATGGTCCATTGCGGTATTCCTAGCAATTGCTGAACCACTATTTTGTTTTAATTCATATAAATGAATACGATTGTCTTTGTCTTGGTATTCTTTTACTTTTTCAACTGTGTTATCCGTAGAACAGTCATCGACAATAATCATTTCCCAGTTCGTATATGTTTGAGCCACTACGGATTGAATTGTCTCTGCAATAAATTCACTTGAATTAAATGTTGGTGTGATTACAGAAACCAATGGTGTATTAGATACCATTGCCATCACCATCTCTTTCACCTTGGTTGAACCGTATTAAATCCGAATACCATGTAATTAATTTATTTTCTTCTACTTCCCAGTTCAACTCATGTTGAACTGCTTTCTTTCCATTTGCACCCATTTCTTGAGCTTTATCCGGATTCTCTACTAAATAAGAAATAGCATCTTTTATTTCCTGATCATTGTATGGATCCACAGTAATTCCACATTGATGTTTATTTATGAAATTTTCCCATACCGGGAAGTTCGAACATATAACTGGTATGCCGGCATTCATATATTCAAAGAACTTGGTCAATTCTTTTTTCATATAGTGTTCAGTAGGTGGAAAAAGAGCGATTCCAGCTAACCAATTATATTGTAAGTATCTTTCTTCAATATCTTCTTTTTCTACAAACTGATCTATACCTTCAATTTGAATATTATCTTTTTTGGTAGCAGCTTTGTTATAAATTTGCTCAGCTAATGTACTCGGACATTTTCCTACATAATAAACTTCCATACGCTCATCAATAACAGGAATTCTAGCATGTATTAAAGCACCTCTATCTAAGGTTACATTTCCTGTATATAGTAATTTGTTTTCTGATGTACCAGTTCGTTTGTGCTCGCTAAACTTCTGGTTTATCGTTGGATAGTTTAAAATACATTTCCCTGTCGGATAAATATCTTGGTAATATTTTTCAGCCAGACAAAGCTCCATATTTTTTGAAAAGAATCTTTCCATTGTTTTATACGTAAATGCGATTAATTTTCGAATTGGTCGAGACACATAATCTTTCTGCATAATACTTGTTATATAGTCTTCATGAATATCATATATCACATGATTATTTTTGTTTTTTAATAACCAACCAATTGGAAGCAATTCCGGATCGTGAAAATGATAAACATCAGCATTTAATTTTTTTGCTTGCTTATACGCAGCTAACGCGCCGATAGTCATTCTTTTCAGTCTGCTTGTATAACTCTTGAGCTTTATATGCTTTATAGGTTCTTCCTTACGTTCGCTATTTTTGTCTTCCTTCGCAAGTAAAAACACTTCAAAACCTGCTTTTTGTAAAGATTTACATTCTTTATGATAAATCCTCGGATCATAAGGATGATGTACTGTTGTTAGCTGAACGACACGATTTGAAGTAGTCATTACTTCTTTTCAACTCCTAATACTAATCATCTATAGTTTCTTTAAACAATTGTTC encodes:
- a CDS encoding glycosyltransferase family 2 protein, whose amino-acid sequence is MSKVKRIIEGPVDWFLYTVMGEKQRKFILNSINDKQKEKLKRLLLGKKDRQRQELKQIKFHLYNLGFIDQSLQELKNYMQNTDSPYFKRMAAWELVLWHANQYSEIDANKALQYMETVEDGETNTDQIRRIAIIKAELLDMIGQPAEGVTVIQKALENGAHPDLYLAMANLKSDLRERFEWINHAFAMYDLNEIEIDVDEEQVYDSLQTRGHIETRSNGPLVSVIIPAYNAEDGIQIAIESILSQSWTNLELLIVDDCSPDDTLNVIKAYEQKDSRVKVFQTPSNSGPYVARNIALQHAKGDFVTINDSDDWSHASKIEVQALHLMAHEQIIANTSEHARITEDMKLYRRGTPGKYIFPNMSSIMFRREPVLQKIGYWDSVRFAADGEFKRRLLKQFGTGAYVDLNTGPLSLPRQSVTSLTGSSAFGYNGFFMGVRKEYVESLEHYHHHAESLYYSYPMVNRPYPVPEPMWPEREEKTNGIRSFNIVIAADYRQMDDSEINVFNQLLDEYSHTKIGLVQVFHYDLNLKAKIEERVRNKVDGKHNHFIVYGEKIHTKYLIIIDPTTFSISQKYVPQITTDHLKAILTNKVDDEASDDVTHIKENLTNYFQSNVAWYAINHEVQQSLKMIPSESFGGVWDKGCINND
- a CDS encoding ABC transporter ATP-binding protein gives rise to the protein MEEHNDKNNKHHNTVITSKNIGVSFDNGNQKDDIKSLVFNMFKRKEAKNKKEKVWPLKDINFTGSQGEILGIIGSNGAGKTTLSKIIAGILQQDKGTMDVDGNVTALFSFGMGFNKELTGRENVYLNGMMLGINKELISKYIDAIHEFSEIGQFFEQPMKYYSSGMKARLGFSVASHLHPEILILDEALNTGDAKFGKKAAEKLKELVANAKMVIIVTHSLRYAQRNCDRLMWLDNGEVREIGDPKTIIENYKKTVPTPPKRKRSLQLTKTETTIGSKEVVRAENVGVSFNLNNNKEEYWALRNVDFKINEGEVVGIIGHNGAGKSTLCKVLTNILRPDEGNIKVTGKTSSLLGYGTGFNAQLTGTDNIYLNAMLLGISKQRVHDKYDEIVEFSGLKKAIDKPVKQYSAGMKSRLGFSIAAILKPDIFIIDEALSTGDLAFQQKASERIQEMMEHAKAVIIVSHSMGFVEKVCTRGIWMEQGQVRFDGSAEQAVAKYRESLGIIKKNRVVKKTVKRSNTNN
- a CDS encoding ABC transporter permease, translating into MKSYIHEMLRRKDLLYYLVKSGLKAEHRNSYLGYFWWLLDPLLNVMVYYFLVIIILGRGDDHPNYPLFLVVGLVAWRWVSTSINSSSKSILRYSSIINQVSLPKALFPISFTLTQLFNFAFGLVVIAIFLAVYGIMPDWHIVYLPMIILIQLVFQLMLGLILGYITIFVRDLENVLTYVTRVFFYASPIIWVGGRLPEEYSFFVDYNPIAILVTSYRDVLIDHQVPNLIGLAIIFALSVILGVVMIRHYSKNEHKIIKAL
- a CDS encoding glycosyltransferase family 2 protein encodes the protein MAMVSNTPLVSVITPTFNSSEFIAETIQSVVAQTYTNWEMIIVDDCSTDNTVEKVKEYQDKDNRIHLYELKQNSGSAIARNTAMDHAEGRYIAFLDSDDLWLPEKLAKQLSFMKEKDIAFSFTKYTRILEDGTKTNAVSTTPESVNYDDLMKRCVIGCLTVMLDRDKIGEMRMVNIRTRQDYAFWLQITKKGYLAYGLPEILSEYRLVDNSISSNKWKAAKRNWYVFRKIENQSLIKSIYYFTHYVIRSLMDLWRWKTKR
- a CDS encoding glycosyltransferase, yielding MTTSNRVVQLTTVHHPYDPRIYHKECKSLQKAGFEVFLLAKEDKNSERKEEPIKHIKLKSYTSRLKRMTIGALAAYKQAKKLNADVYHFHDPELLPIGWLLKNKNNHVIYDIHEDYITSIMQKDYVSRPIRKLIAFTYKTMERFFSKNMELCLAEKYYQDIYPTGKCILNYPTINQKFSEHKRTGTSENKLLYTGNVTLDRGALIHARIPVIDERMEVYYVGKCPSTLAEQIYNKAATKKDNIQIEGIDQFVEKEDIEERYLQYNWLAGIALFPPTEHYMKKELTKFFEYMNAGIPVICSNFPVWENFINKHQCGITVDPYNDQEIKDAISYLVENPDKAQEMGANGKKAVQHELNWEVEENKLITWYSDLIRFNQGERDGDGNGI